ACAGCAGCACTTAACAGACTAATAATTTAAAAGAATACCAATTTTATAATTTCTTTGTTATTTTGTATTTAACGGGACAGTTCTAAGTCTGGAGGGTGAGTTTAAATATCAATTGATTACACAATTTGATTATTATATCATTCGTGTAAATCAATTCATTCTCTCTTGCCATGATTGTATTTAAAACACAATTCAAATGGCGAAAATAGCTAGCGTAGTAATACGCAACCATTGGCAGAATCATCAAAACCAGGAAAATCTTAGTTAAGAATATGCTCAGAACAAACAATCGACGGATCATCTTCTCTGCTTTTGTTAACTCCGCAGAAGAAATCAAAAAGACAGAAATCAAAAGTCAATTCGCTCAACCTAAACCAGATTTCCTGCAACCATTACGTCAATGGCTTGATTCTCTAGAGATTCAAAATCGGAAATTAGCGAAATTTATTGCTAAACTAATTCCCGCACAATGTCCCTTCGAGCGCGATATAATGCTGTTTGGTCGCAAAATAGCTCATATCCCACCGATGTGCAAGCTGAATCCTCTTTACGATCAGTTTGTGGGTTTGCGTTTTCGCGCTTTGTGCTATCTAGTAGATCAATGTGGTGAAGATATCCAGTCTTATTGCTGATTGTAATTACGGTTAATTAACTGTGGAAATTAAAATTGAGCATCAACCAAGTCTAGAACATTTGCACAACTTAGGTGTGTTCGCATGGGACATTTGGGAAAAAGAAATCTCAAAATTTCCCTGGACTTATGATTCTCAAGAAACTTGTTACTTTTTAGCAGGTAATGTCATAGTTACCCCTGATGGGGGACAACCAGTACAAATGGGTCAGGGTGATTTAGTAATTTTTCCAGCAGGAATGTCGTGTATGTGGGAAATTACCAGCGACGTGAAAAAACATTATTTCTTTGATTAGTCAAGAATCAAGCAATTAGCTTTTAGCTAAAACGCTATAAAAGACAGCTACACATATCACAAATTGAACTAATTGACAAGTTCGATATCATAGCAGTCTCCAAATAATTTTTTCTTCTCTTCACACCGCACATTTGATAGCTAGCAGCTTTTTGTCGCTTTATTTAAATAAAGAACGCTCAAATTTTCGATTTTAACGGCTAAAGCCGTTACTACGTTCAAACGTATTCTTCAGACATCGCTCATAATCATGTTAGTGGGGGTTTGCCAGATAAAGATGCTCCACGGCAATTTTGATCGGGATTCTGAAAAAAGATGTTATTACATTTGAGTACGTGGCAGGAAGTTGAAGCTTATTTACAGCAATCTCGTGGTATAATCCTTCCTATAGGTTCCACTGAACAACATGGACCAACAGGATTAATTGGAACTGATGCGATTTGTGCAGAAGCGATCGCTCGTGGTGTTGGTGAAGCAACTCAAGCATTAGTCGGTCCGACAATCAATGTGGGCATGGCGCTGCATCACACCGCTTTCCCCGGTACAATCAGTTTGCGTCCCAGCACTTTGATTTTGCTGGTAAAAGAGTATGTAACTTGTTTAACTAAAGCTGGTTTTACCAAGTTCTATTTTATCAACGGACACGGTGGTAATATCGCCACCCTGAAATCTGCTTTTTCCGAAACTTACGCGCACTTGGAAGATTTGCAGATTGCCAATGCCCAAAAAGTGCAATGTCAAGTTGCAAACTGGTTTATGTGCGGTTCTGTATATAAACTAGCTAAAGAATTATACGGCAATCAAGAAGGTTCTCACGCAACGCCGAGTGAAGTAGCTTTGACCCAGTACGTTTATCCAGAAGCGATTAAACAAGCACCCCTATCAACAGAAGTAGGAACCGGACATAAGATTTATGGTGCAGCGAACTTTCGTCAACATTACCCAGATGGACGTATGGGTTCAAATCCCGCATTAGCGACACCAGAACACGGTAAGCAGTTTTATGACTTAGCGGTGAAAGAACTCAGCAACGATTATTTAGAATTTGTCAACGCAGAATAAATTTACGCAAAAACGTGCAGCGGATGTAGCGGATGATTTAACGGCATCGGTTAAATCATCAAATAACAAGTCTCAAGGGTGACTAAATCGTAAACGAGACGGTATATTTTCGATATAGTCGCAGTTATATAGCGAACTACTCCAAGTTATGGAGTCCTTGAACATCCAACGAAGAATAAGCAAATTATGATCGACTTTAGCCTGACTCAAGAACAACTTTTGTTGCAGAAGACAGCGCGTGACTTTGCCGAAAGCGAGATTAAGCCGATCGCTAAGATAATTGACGAATCTAACGATCCTAATATCATACCTTGGGATTTTTGTCAAGGCGTATTTCGCAAAGGAGCCGATTTAGGATTTACGTCTTTGCTGCTTCCACAAGAATACGGTGGTATGGGTGGAAAGTGTATAGATTTGGTTTTGGTTCAAGAAGAACTCGGCGTTGCTGATGTCAGCATAGCCTGTAGCTACTTCAATCTTACCGCGAGCATGTCCCTTTTCCTTACCAGAGCCGGCACCCAAGAACAGCAAAAGCGGATGTTGTCGTCTGCAAGCTCGTCTTCGCCTCATCTGTTTAGTGTCGCAGAAAGTGAGCCAAACGTGGCAAGCTCGGATCTCTTTTGTCCATCACCCGATCCCCAAATTGGAATGAAGACATTTGCTTCTTCAGATGGCGATCGCTACGTCCTCAACGGCAATAAGTCGGGGTTAATCACAAATGCTGGTATCGCCGATGCATATTTTATCATGGCACGCACATCTCTAGACAAACCGATGCGAGAGAGCATGTCTATGTTCTACGTGCCGGCTGATACACCGGGTCTGAAGTTCGGCAAGAGAACTCAGATGATTGGCTGGAAACCCTCTCATCACACTGAAATCTACCTCGACAACGTGCGGGTGGCTGCGGAAAATCTGATTGGGCAAGAGGGACAAGCTGGTGCGCTTTTGATGTTGCTTCCTGAAGTGTCTATCGGACTAGCAGCTAGCCATGTAGGTTTGGCTCGTGCAGCGTATGAATACGCGCTCAATTATGCCAAGCAGCGGGTAAGCTGGGGTCGTCCGATTATTGAGCATCAAGCTGTGGCTTTAAAGCTAGCTGATATGATGGTGAATACGCAGGCTGCACGATTGATGGTGTGGGATGCAGCGATCGCAGCAGACACCGATCCTCAAGTTGCTGCGACGGTTAAGGCACCGGCAGCCAAGACGTTTGCGGTGGATGTGGCAATTAAGAACGCGCAAACAGCAGTTGAGATTCTCGGTGGTTCTGGAATCACTAAAGAGTATCAAACGGGCAAATTTTTGAATGACGCTTGGATCGGATATTCCTGTGACTTCACGCGAGAGATATTGCGGCTTGGTTTGGTAAACTTTATTTAAACCACAGATAAACACAGATGAATTTGATACATTTGTGTTTATCTGTAGTTAAAACCAAATATCAGTTGTTCAACTACGAGCGATACCTTCTTCACGCGCTGCACGTTGCACAGCACTAGAAACAGCGCTGACAACTCGCTCATCAAAGACTGAAGGTATAATATGTTCGCGATTCAAATCTGAAGGTTTAACCAAAGAAGCGATCGCACTAGCAGCTTCTAGATACATTAGTACGGAAATCGTTCCCGCTCGACAATCTAAAGCACCACGAAATACCCCTGGAAACGCCAAAACGTTATTAATTTGGTTTGGATAGTCACTGCGTCCGGTAGCGATGACAGCAACATATGAGCTGACCAACTCTGGCTGAATTTCCGGAATCGGATTTGCCATTGCAAAGACGATCGCATCTTTCGCCATTGATTGTACCATTTCCGGTGTCAATACTCCGGGGGCGCTGACACCGATAAATACATCTGCACCTTGCATTGCACCAGCTAAAGTACCCTGCGCTTTTACCGCAAATTCCCGCTTTTCCTCGGTTAAGTCGGTGCGACTGTTCGAGATAATGCCTTTTGAGTCGCACATCCAGATTTTTTCTGCGCCGGCTTTGCGGAGTAAACGAGCGATCGCTACTCCAGCAGCACCCGCACCGTTAATCACAATACGGATTTCCGCCATTGACTTATGTACTAACTTCAGGGCGTTAAATAACGCTGCTAAAGTCACAATTGCCGTACCATGCTGATCGTCGTGAAAAACGGGGATATCTAACTCACTTCGCAGTCTTCGTTCAATTTCAAAGCAGCGAGGAGCTGCGATATCCTCTAAATTCACTCCCCCAAAAACCGGAGCGAGATTTTTTACTGTACGGACAATTTCATCTGTATCTTGAGTTGCAAGGCAAATCGGGAAAGCATCGATGCCTGCAAATTCTTTAAACAGCATCGCTTTTCCTTCCATCACTGGCAGAGCGGCATCGGGACCGAGATTGCCCAAACCTAAAACAGCGCTGCCATCTGTAACAATCGCGACAGTATTTTTTTTGATAGTTAGGTTGTAAACTTCTTCGGGATTTTGGGCGATCGCTGTACAAATTCTACCGACTCCAGGCGTATAAGCCATTGCTAGGTCAGAGACACTCTTGAGGGGAATTCTGCTAGTAATGCTGATTTTACCGCCGCGATGTAAATTAAACGTGCGATCATAGACATTCACCACCTTGATGTCTGGTAAAGCTTTTACCGCTTGGACAATAGTTTCAGCGTGTTCGGTGCTAGCTGCATCCACAGTGATATCGCGGGTGGAAAAAGAGCGCGTTTGCTCAATTAAATCAATTTGACCCAGATTACCACCACAGGTTGCGATCGCCTGTGTCACAGAAGCCAACATTCCTATACGGTTAGGAATTTCTAAGCGAATCGTCAAACTAAAACTCGAATTCGGTGTTAAG
Above is a genomic segment from Tolypothrix sp. NIES-4075 containing:
- a CDS encoding malic enzyme-like NAD(P)-binding protein, translated to MVALTPNSSFSLTIRLEIPNRIGMLASVTQAIATCGGNLGQIDLIEQTRSFSTRDITVDAASTEHAETIVQAVKALPDIKVVNVYDRTFNLHRGGKISITSRIPLKSVSDLAMAYTPGVGRICTAIAQNPEEVYNLTIKKNTVAIVTDGSAVLGLGNLGPDAALPVMEGKAMLFKEFAGIDAFPICLATQDTDEIVRTVKNLAPVFGGVNLEDIAAPRCFEIERRLRSELDIPVFHDDQHGTAIVTLAALFNALKLVHKSMAEIRIVINGAGAAGVAIARLLRKAGAEKIWMCDSKGIISNSRTDLTEEKREFAVKAQGTLAGAMQGADVFIGVSAPGVLTPEMVQSMAKDAIVFAMANPIPEIQPELVSSYVAVIATGRSDYPNQINNVLAFPGVFRGALDCRAGTISVLMYLEAASAIASLVKPSDLNREHIIPSVFDERVVSAVSSAVQRAAREEGIARS
- a CDS encoding creatininase family protein, whose translation is MLLHLSTWQEVEAYLQQSRGIILPIGSTEQHGPTGLIGTDAICAEAIARGVGEATQALVGPTINVGMALHHTAFPGTISLRPSTLILLVKEYVTCLTKAGFTKFYFINGHGGNIATLKSAFSETYAHLEDLQIANAQKVQCQVANWFMCGSVYKLAKELYGNQEGSHATPSEVALTQYVYPEAIKQAPLSTEVGTGHKIYGAANFRQHYPDGRMGSNPALATPEHGKQFYDLAVKELSNDYLEFVNAE
- a CDS encoding cupin domain-containing protein, with the protein product MEIKIEHQPSLEHLHNLGVFAWDIWEKEISKFPWTYDSQETCYFLAGNVIVTPDGGQPVQMGQGDLVIFPAGMSCMWEITSDVKKHYFFD
- a CDS encoding Mo-dependent nitrogenase C-terminal domain-containing protein → MLRTNNRRIIFSAFVNSAEEIKKTEIKSQFAQPKPDFLQPLRQWLDSLEIQNRKLAKFIAKLIPAQCPFERDIMLFGRKIAHIPPMCKLNPLYDQFVGLRFRALCYLVDQCGEDIQSYC
- a CDS encoding acyl-CoA dehydrogenase family protein; amino-acid sequence: MIDFSLTQEQLLLQKTARDFAESEIKPIAKIIDESNDPNIIPWDFCQGVFRKGADLGFTSLLLPQEYGGMGGKCIDLVLVQEELGVADVSIACSYFNLTASMSLFLTRAGTQEQQKRMLSSASSSSPHLFSVAESEPNVASSDLFCPSPDPQIGMKTFASSDGDRYVLNGNKSGLITNAGIADAYFIMARTSLDKPMRESMSMFYVPADTPGLKFGKRTQMIGWKPSHHTEIYLDNVRVAAENLIGQEGQAGALLMLLPEVSIGLAASHVGLARAAYEYALNYAKQRVSWGRPIIEHQAVALKLADMMVNTQAARLMVWDAAIAADTDPQVAATVKAPAAKTFAVDVAIKNAQTAVEILGGSGITKEYQTGKFLNDAWIGYSCDFTREILRLGLVNFI